The Desulfotignum phosphitoxidans DSM 13687 DNA segment CTGCCAAGTGATTTTCAGGTGGACGGGGTCCCTTCCGGCCTTGCCACTGCATCCGGATACTGATATATAATTGCCTTTGGCCATAATTTTGCAAATCACAAGGACTGAAAGGCACATGAAAACCGGCAGATTTGTGGTGTTCGAAGGGCTGGACGGGTCCGGCAAGACCACCCAGATGGCGCGGGTGCAGCAGCGGCTCACCCATATGGGGATTGGTGCGGATACCACGTGTGAACCCACGGACGGTCCGGTGGGGACCCTGATCCGTCAGATTCTGGAGGGCCGGGTCAGCATGGATCCCCGGACTTTGGCCGCTTTGTTCGCCGCGGACCGGACCGATCACCTGGTGGCCCCGGACACGGGGGTGAAAGCGTTGATGGAAAAAGGGCGGACCGTGCTGTGCGACCGGTATTATTTTTCCTCGTATGCGTATCATGCCATGGACATGGATCTGGAATGGGTGATGACGTTAAACGCCGTGAATGCACAGATTCTGAAACCGGATCTGACGCTGTTCATCGATGTGGCACCCAATACCTGCCTGGAGCGGATCCGGGCCGGCCGGACCCATCTGGATCTGTTTGAAAAAATTGACATTCTGACCCGGGTGCGGGATAATTATTTTGCCGCATTTGAACGGCTCAAAGACCAGGAAACCGTGAAGGTGGTGGACGGGAACGCGTCTGAAGACGCGGTGGAACAAGCAATCTGGCACGGGATCAGCCATATGTTTACCAAAGAGTAACTGTGTGGATGCATTGACAACCGAAAATAAAGACAAACAATTCATGGAAACCAGAAAAAAACAGACCATCTGTGTGGTGGACGGTCAGGGCGGGGGCATCGGTGCCGTGGTGATCAAAAAACTCAAAGACCGGTTCGGCGAGGATGTGGAGATCATTGCTTTGGGCACCAATGCCATTGCCACGGCCCAGATGCTCAAATCCCGGGCCAATAAAGGGGCGTCCGGGACCAATGCCATCATCCAGACCGTGAAAAAGGCGGATGTGATCATCGGGCCCGTGGGCATTATCATACCCCATGCCATGATGGGGGAGGTGACCGGCCCTATGGCTGAAGCCATCAGCCTGTCAGACGCCCGAAAGGTGCTGCTGCCCTTGAGCCAGGAAAATATCGACATTGTGGGGGTGGCCGGACTGCCGCTGCCCATGCTGGTGGATGAGCTCATGGCATCCCATCTGTCTTTCATTGAAACCCAATAAGGAGAACCAGACATGTGTGAAGCAAGTGCATATCTGAAACAAGCAGATAAGGAAACATTGATCATGGAAGCCGTGGACAAGGTGGAGCCCGATGAAAACGGGATCCGGCTGGTGTCCATTTTCGGGGATCAGAAATTCATCAAAGGCCGGATTCATTCCCTGTCTCTGGTGGATCACAAGGTGTTTATTCAACCGGAGTGAGACCGGCGGCACAACCTGTGTGCGTCAATGAAACCATTTGTTTCGATGGATTAAAAAAAGCCGCTGGAACCGGTAATGCCCCGGTTTTCAGCGGCTTTTTTTTATGATACAGGCGGACAGCTGTTCCCCCCTTTTGCTGGATGGGTGTTTACCAGCCGATGGTCAGATAGTCATGCATGGAGTTGGCCGCGGCCCTGCCGGCCCCCATGGCCAGGATGACTGTGGCGGCGCCTGTGACGATGTCGCCGCCGGCCCAGACCCCTTTTTTGGTGGTCTTGCCCGTGACCGGATCCGCCACAATATTGCCCCAGCGGTTTAACGCCATGTCCGGGGTGGCATTGGTCAACAGCGGGTTGGCGTTGGAACCCACAGACACCACCACCAGGTCGCAGTCAATTCTGAACTCAGACCCTTCGATGGGCACGGGCCGCCTTCTGCCCGAGGCGTCCGGTTCCCCCAGTTCCATTTTCAGGCATTCCATACCCGTGAGCCGGCCGTTCTCATCTCCAAAGAATTGCGTTGGGTTGGTGAGCAGCACAAACTCGATCTGTTCCTGCTGGGCATGGTGGAGTTCTTCTTCCCTGGCCGGCATCTCTTCTCTGGACCGCCGGTACACCACCTTCACGGAATCCGCGCCCAGGCGCATGGCCGTTCGGGCCGAGTCCATGGCCACGTTGCCCGCACCCAGCACCACCACGTTTTTGCCCTTGGCAATGGGGGTGTCGTATTTGGGGAACAGATACCCTTTCATCAGGTTGGTGCGGGTCAGGTATTCATTGGCGGAATAGATGCCGATGAGGTTTTCACCGGGCAGGTTCATGAACCGGGGCAGGCCGGCCCCCACACCGATATAGGCCGCGTCATATCCTTCCTCGAACAGTTCGTCAATGGTCACGGATGCGCCCACCACGGAATTACACTCGATGTTGGCACCCATTTTTTCCAGGGTGGCCACTTCCGATGCCACGATTTCCTTGGGCAGACGGAATTCAGGAATCCCGTATACCAGGACCCCGCCGGGTTTGTGAAATGCCTCAAAAATGGTGACATCATGCCCTTTGAGCAGCAGATCGCCTGCCACGGTGAGTCCGGACGGGCCCGATCCGATGACCGCCACTTTTTTCCCGGTTTTTTCGGCCACGGCCGGAATCCCGCCGGAACCGTTTTTCCGCTCATAGTCTGCGGCAAACCGTTCCAGATATCCGATGGCCACGGGCTTGTCTTTTTTGCCCACAATACATTTGCCTTCGCACTGTTCTTCCTGGGGGCAGACCCGGCCGCACACGGCCGGTAATGCATTTCTTTCCCACAGCTTGTTGGCGGCACCGGAAAAATCACCTTCGGCGATGCACTTGATAAAATCCGGGATGAGCACGGAAACCGGACACCCTTCCATACAGGCCGGTTTTTTACATTGCAGGCACCGTTTGGCCTCGGTCATGGCCATCTCTTCGGACAGTCCCATGGGGACTTCCTCAAAATTTCTCCGTCTGACATCCGGGTCCTGTTCCGGCATTTTGGCCCGGTCAATTTTCACTTTTTTTTCTGCCATTTATTCCTCCGTACAACCAGGGCGGTTGTTTGTTCATGCGTTGCTGTTTTCAAAGGTTTTCATGCTGGCTTTTTCTTCGTCCAGATAGGATGCCAAACGTTTGGCCAGCTCATCAAAATCCACTTTATGTCCGTCAAATTCCGGTCCGTCCACACAGGCGAATTTGGTGGCTCCGCCCACGGAAACGCGGCAGCACCCGCACATGCCCGTGCCGTCCACCATGATGGGGTTCAGACTCACAAAGGTTTTGACATTTTTTTCCTTGGTGATCAGGCTGCAGAACTTCATCATGGGAATGGGTCCGATGGCCACGGCCAGGTTGATGTCATCTTTTTCCAGAACATCTTTGAGTACATCCGTGACAAATCCGTGGTGCCCGTGGGATCCGTCATCCGTGCAGATGTGAAAATGATCGGACACGGCCCGCATTTTTTCTTCCATGATCAGCAGGTCATAGGTTCTGGCGCCTAAAATGGTGGTGACTTCATTGCCGGCCTGTTTCAGTGCCCGGGTAATGGGGTGAAGCACGGCAATTCCTGTGCCCCCGCCCACACACACCACTTTGCCGAAATTTTCAATATGAGTGGGTGCCCCTAACGGACCGATCAGGGCGAAATATTCGTCTCCGACCTGCAGTTGTTTGAACCGGGCCGTGGACTTGCCCACCACCATGTAGATAATGGTGATGGTTCCTTTGTCCGGGTTGGTATCCGCCATGGTCAGCGGAATACGTTCCCCGGTCTCATCGGCCTGAAGAATTACGAACTGGCCGGGTTTTGCTTTGCGGGATATGCGCAGGGCCTCAATCTCATTTAAAATGATGGTGCCCTGGGCCATTTCCTCACGATGGACAATTTTTGCCATTGGTTCCTCCTGTTGTCAAAAAAACATATTGTCAGCAGCATCCGGCTGCAACAGTCGTTGATAATGTTTGATATTCAATTGTGAAATCAACATTTTTATCCAAAAAAGTTCATAAAATCAAGCAATAAAATCCAATAAAATGGGTAAATAACCCAATTTCAGCTTTCCATATCCCCGGGTAAAATCACGGGGCCTTTTGTCTGCTTCAATGCCTGCAGCGCTTCTTTCTGATGCGCCAGAATCTCAAACAGCCGGCCGGGGATGTTTTTTTCTTTGGCATAGGCAGCTTCCTGCAGTTCGATGCGTGCAATGATATGATCCACATACAGGGAAAACTGCCGGTCATACAGATCTTTCGGATAGGGTTTGTCAATGATCTTATCAAACAGCGGCGCCAGATCCCGGTACAGGGGCAGATTGCCGATGGGGGTCTGAATATGTCCCGCTTCCTTGTGGGCGTAGCGTTCCAGCCATGCCAGCCAGACTTTGACATCTTTTTTTTCTCCCAGCAGTTTGCTGGTACTGCCGCCCCGGGCTTTGTCCGTGAGAAAATAATTCAGGCCGGCCATGACGGGCTGAAATTGTTCCTGAATTTTGGTGTTCCCGAAAAACCGGAACTGGGCATCCATGTAATCCCCTAAAGCCCCGGGAATGAACGGGGCATTGGCCCAGGGGGCCCGCTTGACCCCGGAAGCCCCCACTTCAGTGGCCGTGGCCGCCGATACGATGCAGGCACCGATCACCACGCCCTGGTCGGAATCTCGTGCCACCCAGACCGGGGGCATGGTGTCCGCATCCCGGCCGCTGTAAGTGAATATCCGGGTCAGTACCCCGTCCGGGTTTTCCGCGTCCGGACAATAGTTTTCCAGGTTGGTGGACCGCAGGGTGCACCGGGAATTGGGATGGGACATGGGAATGGGTTTGCCGGTGTCATCGGTTTTGCCAAAATGCCATTCCCCCTGGAAATTGATCCCTTTTTCCGGCGAGGGTTCAAGGTTGCCCACCCAGTGGGGGATATTGTTTTCATCGATGAGCACATTGGACCAGATTACCTCGTACCCGGGCTGCCTGAGCACTTTCATGAGCAAGGGGTCCCCTTCCTGGTTGACATCCTCCACAATCCCGAAGATACCGGCCTCCGGGTTGACGCATCGGATGCTGCCGTCGTCTGCGATCCACATCTGGGCCAGGTCGTCTCCCACAAACAGGTCCCCGGCCATGGCCGTGGTAGTTTTGCCGCATCCCGACGGCGCGGCCCCGGCAAACCAGGTCACCCGGTTTTCCGGCCCCCGGATCCCGGTGATGAACATGTGTTCGGACAGCTCTTCCCCCCGGTTTTTATGGACGGCCTTGTCCACGGCAAACCGGTGGTTCCCTTTTTTGAGCAGCAATGTGTTGCCGGCATAGGTGCATTTGAAACTGTAGGTGGTCTGGTACTGCAAATCCATGAACACCCGGGCATCGGGCAGGTCTTTTGTCCGGTTCAGCCCCTCGGAATGGACGTTGGTGAAAAAATGGCCCCGGGCCGCCACTTCTTTGTCAAAATCTGCAAATGCATTCCGGTACAGAATATCGGCACTGTGACTGACATACGCGGAACTGGTGATTTCCAGGGCCGGGTTGGAAACCCGTGCCCCCACGGGCCCCCGCATGTAAAATCCCACCACCATGGTTTTCCCTTTCATGATATCGGTCATGTTGGCGCGGATATCTTCCAGGGCGGTTTCCCGGTTCATGCGGTTGGCAAGGGACGAGATCAGATCTTCCGGATTGGCGATGTAAAAGGTGCGGTCCACAATCCGGCCCTGTTCTCCGGGCAGGTCAAAATGAATGGTATGGTTTTCCATGGCCAGGGACCGTTCTTCTCCGGTTTCCAGGGCCAGATCCCGGATGAACTGGCGGTCCGCTTCAGACCCGGTGTTGATGAAAATTTTTTCCGGGTTGCAGATCACCACGGCATTGGCAATCCGTTTCAGAATTTCCGGATGTGAGATGCTTGAAATGCGACCCAACTGCGCCGTATCCATTTGCTTTTCAAAAACTGCCAAAGCCTGTTTTGCTGATCCGATTTTGCCCAGTTCATTCAGAATGTCCATGTTTTTTATCCGTATATGAGAAGGGTTGTTTTGATTATACATCCTTTTTTACTGGAAATTTTTCCAATTTTGATTTTTTCTTCTATCATTTACCTGTTAAAAATCAAACGATATCTTGAAATTTTTTTAAAAAAATGCTCTGCTGCAAGCGTTTAAACCAGTGACAATCCTTGACCGGCCCCGGGGATCATCCTGAAAACAGTTATTCAAGCATCAGGAGAAAAACACATGACGCACTTGATATTTGCCGACCTGCATAACCACACCCAGGCCTCGGATGGTGATTTTACCCCCGGACAGCTGGTGGCCCGGGCCAAAGCGCTGGGACTCAAAGCAATTGCCATCACGGATCATGATACCCTCAAGGGAATTGAGCCGGGGCTGGCAGCAGGAGAACAGGCCGGAATTCAGGTGATTCCCGGGGTGGAGGTTTCCGTTCGGTTTCGTCGGCCTTTCTTTACAGGCACGCTTCATCTGCTGTGTTATTTTTCTCAAAAGCGACTGTCAGACATAAAGTTTGTGACTGAGTTTGAAACCCTGATGTCCAAAGGCCGGGGCCAAGGGCTGGTCCGGGCACGGATCGTTCGGATCAATGAAGAATTCGGACCCCAGGGAAAGACCCCGTTACTGGCCAGGGAACTGGTTTTTCAGGACATTGCCGATTACAGCGCCAATGCCAGCCGCCGTCATTTTGCCCTGGCTTTGTCCGAAAAACTGGGCATCACTGAAAAAGAAACCATCAACCGGATCATCGGCAATGCCAGCCCGGCCTATCTGCCGTCAGGCATTGAACTGGCAGATGTGGCCCGGTTCATGACACAGCATCCTTTGCTGGCGGTCCTGGCCCACCCGGCTGCCGGCTCCTATCCGGGCAACGGCCATTACAAGGAAGTGCTGCCGCCCATCGAGATTGTGGAAACCCTGTTGCCGGAATTTCTGGATGCCGGCCTTCAAGGCATCGAGGTATTTTACCCGGGACACACAAAAGCATGTCAAGAGATATTGCTGGGCTGGGCAACGCGTTATGACCTGGTGATCACGGGGGGGTCAGACTGCCACGATGCCGGTGAACGTCCCTTGGGGGTGGCCGGTATCACGGAATCTTTGTTTCGCCGGTTTGAAGCCGCACTGGCCTAAGACCGGGAAAAACGGATAAACCCGGCCGTCATACAGGCCAGGGCCGCCAGTGTGCACACACCGGCAATCACGCTGATGTGAAAAATGCCGGTTTTGGACCAGATCAGGCCCCCGCAAAACGCCCCGACCACCCGGCCCATGCCGCCCACGGCGTAAAATGCCGACAAGGTGGATGCCCGCAGTTCCGGCACCAGTTCCGTGGCCAGGCTCATGGCCGTGACAATGGTGAATTCAAAGCATAAAAATACCAGAAACAATCCCCCCAGCACATAAGGAACCCCCCGGTCCAGAACGGGCAGCAGAAAATAGGCCCCGGTCGTCAGGATCATGCCGATGAACACGGTCCTCAGCAGCCCGATCCGGTCGGAAAAAAACGCGGTGATCCCTTCTCCGGCCACCTCGGCCATGCCGATGAGGATCGTTCCCATACCGATGGCAGCCAGAGACAGGCCATAGGACTGTTCCAGCCAGGCCCCGTAGACCACAAACAAAATATCTGATCCCAGGGCCATGAAAAAAGCAAAACTCAGCATGCCTAAAACCTGCCGGTTTTTCATGATCTGCCGCCAGTTCACCAGCAGCTGCCCGGGTTTTTTGCCGGCAGTTCCGGCCGGCGGCCGGTCTTCGGGCATGAGCCGGAAAATCAAGGCAAAACAGGCGGCGGCCAGGATGCCGATGACCAAAAACGGGGTCTGAAAGGAAAACGCCTGGATGGTCATGCCGGCCAGAGGAATCCCCACCAAAGTGGCCCCGGCCCAGGCCAGCTCCGTCATGCCGATGAATTTCCCCCGCTGTTCAAACGGCACATGGGTGCCGATGAATGCCTGGAAACTGGGATCAAAAATGCTTTTGGCCAGTCCTGCGAGAAACAGGGCCAGCACCAGAGTGCCGTACATAGGGATCAGGCCGGCGGCCACACACCCGATACACAGCATGACCAGAGAAAACAAAATAATGCGGCGGTTGCCGTAATGGTCGGCAAAAGAGGCCCCCACCGGTCCCAGCACGGCCGTGGCCTGATTCAGGGCAATGACCGAGGTGATGGCGGCCAGGTCCACGCCCAGTCCCCTGGCAAAGGCCGGGGCAAAGGGATACACCATCCTCCGGGCCGTGTTCATCAGCAGTTTGGCCAAAGTGGTGACAAAAATCAGCGTGTAAAAGCGGAAACGGGGGTGTGTCATGGGTGTTGCCGAATCAGACCAGGGTCAGTAAATGAAATTTATCAAAAATCAGCAGCAGACCCATGACAACCAACAGTCCGCCCGCGACTTTGTTGATGATGGGAATGAACCGGGTGGCTTTTTTCATGGTTTCCACCAGGGAGGTGATGAAAAAGGACATGAGAATAAACGGCAGGGCCAGACCCGCGGAATACACGGCCAGAAGCCAGATTCCCTTGGCCACGGTGTCCTGGTTGCCTGCCACGATCAGGATGCTTCCTAAAAGCGGCCCGATGCACGGACTCCATCCGGCCCCGAACGCCATGCCGATGACAAAGGTGCCGGCCAGGTGGACCGGTTTCTGCTTCATGTGGATCCGCTTTTCAAACGCCAGGGCCTTGATGTTGATGACCCCCAGCAGGTGCAGCCCGAAAATCAGGATGATGGCCCCGCCCACGTACTGAACGATGTAAGCGTATCGGGTGAACGCAGCTCCCAGAAACGAAGCCGATGCCCCCATCAGGATGAACACCAGGGAAAACCCGGCCACATAGGCCAGGGTGGACAGGATCACTTTTTTCCGGGTTTCCTGTCTGCCCTGGGTGAGTTCATCCAAAGACAGCCCCGTAATGAATGAAAAATACGCAGGGATCAGCGGCAGAATACACGGGGATAAAAATGAGAGCAGGCCGGCGATAAATGCCGCCGGAAATGTAACGGTTTCAGTGAACACGCAAACAATCCTTTATTGAAACTTGGGTTTTTGATTGATAACTTAGAGCAAATTAATGCATTATGCAGCAGGTTTCAAGAAGTTTCAGGGAAAATCCGGACCACGGGTTAAATCCATAAGGGAAAACAAAACAGATGATTATCCGAACAGACACAGGCCAACCCATTGATACGGCGGATCTGAGCCCGGAAGAGCGCCATGTGATTCAGAAACTGCTGGCATGGATGACTTTGGTGGATTCCGTGGATCAGTTTCGTCAAAAAAAACTCCAGGCCCTGGCCGCCGGGTGGAATGATTCCGGTCCCATCCGGGAAACCCGGGCATTGACCCGGATTATTCAGCATCTGGAAAAACAGGTGCGCAAGCGGCTGAAAACCCCGGCAGGCAGGGGAAGTTTTAAGTGTTAAGTGCTAAGTGTTAAGCAAATACCTGACGGTGGATAGTTTCATCATTGGGTGGGGTTTTTCAGGCCATCGGGATATCAGATCAGGGTGGACAGGGTGTGCAGTTCTTTTTCCAGGCGTTTGGCAGATACCTTGACCGCGGTTTTCAACTCCTGGGCAAAAACCGATATTTTGTATTCTTCCAGAAGCCAGAAAAAATCCTCGACTTTTTCGGCTTTTTCCGGGGAAGTTGTTTCAGACAGCCCGGCCACCTGAATGGCCAGATGATGTTCAAACCGGCTGATTTTTTTGGCTTTTTCAGATTCCTTGGCCGGATTGTCCGCCCCTCTCTGGGCCCGGATTCTAAGACAGTCCACATACCGGGGCAGATGCTGGATCCGCTGAACGGAATATAAAGAAAGAAAATGGGGCGGCACCAGGTTTTTAAGCCCTTCAAACAGGTCAGCAAGAATCCGGCTGGCCTGGGGCCGGGCCTGATGTTTTAAAGACAGGGCCTGGATCAAAGAAAAACATTCGGCATATGCCCGGCCCACGGCCTGAATATCGTTGATCAGATCCTGGGTCTGCTGAAAAAGGGTGGGCCGCAGTTTCTGGATATAGGATTCAAACGCCGCCCGGGTCCGCAGATTTTTTTCAAACAGATGCCGGGTGATACAAATATAAACCGCATTTTGAAATGCGGCCGGTCCGCCAAAATACATGGCGATCCGTTTGAGGTCCCCTGTGGATCGGATCTCTTTTTTAACGGCCTTGAACAGATCGGGAAACCCGTGCTCATACAGCCTTCGGATTCCCTGGACATGGGTGGTTTCTGCTTCCTGCCGGGAGAGAAACAGCCGCAGATTTAACGTGTCGTCTTCGATTTTCAGTCCCGGGTACACCTTTCGGGTGAATCCGTCCGGCTCGTCAATGCAAAGATCTTCCGGTAAATCGGAAAACGTCCAGTCGGTGATCTCTGTTTTTTCAAATGTCTGCCTGGCCCGGTCCAGGGCGGATGTGCCGGGCTGGGGCGCCGCATGCGGAAACCGGTTTAAAATGGATGGATCCCTTAACGAGGTGATTTCCCGGTCTTTGTGATCCCGGATGGAAATCCGCATTTTCAAGTGATCCGCCAGGTGGTCTTCCGACCAGGCCGTGGCAGGAATTATCAATCCATAGTGTTTCCGGATAAAAGCAGACAACTGGGAGAACAACGGGGTGTCGTCTTTGGGCAGATTTTTTGCGATCCGGGCCGCCGTGGCCTGGACGGGCATCAGCCGGACCCGAAAGGATTTGGGCAGCCCCTTGATCAGTCCGGCGATTTTTTCTTCAAACAGTCCGGGCACCAGTTTTTCCATAGCCGTCTTAGGGACCTGGGCCGCCATGTCCGCCGGCACCTTGACCGTGACCCCATCCGTGTCGTTTCCGGGATCAAACCGGTAGGACAGGGCAAAGTTTCCCTGGGCTGTGTTCAGCATATCCGGGAACAATGCCAGATGATCCTGGTCCGCTTTGTTTTTTTCCAGGTCCTGCCGGGTCATGCGCAGAAACGTATCGTCTTTCTGGTCTTTGAGAAATTTGGCAAAGGTTTTGATGTGATAAAACGGCCGGGGCAGCCGGGCATGGTAAAACTGGACCATGTCTTCGGTGCTTGCCAGAATATCCCGCTGCCTTGTTTTGTGCTCCGCTTCTTCCAGTTCTTCGATCAGGTTTTGGTTGTGGACCATGAAGGAAAAGGGCTGGTGAATCTCACCGTCCACCAGGGCCTTTCGGATAAAAATATCCCCGGCCTCCTGGGGATTGATTTTTCCATAAGGCACGGCCCGGCCCGCCACAATGATCAGACCGAACAACGAGACCTGTTCCGTGGCCATGACCCGGCCCTGTTTTTTTTCCCACCGGGGATCAAAATAGGTGCGGGTGCACAGATTTTTGCCGATTTCCTCCAGCCAGGCCGGATCGATATTGGCCACCCCTCTGGCAAACAGCTGGCTGGTTTTGACATACTCGGCCGCCACAATCCAGGGACCGGCTTTGTCAAACAACCCGGATCCCGGAAAAATCATGGCCTGCTGGCCTTTGGCCGCCGCATAAATGTTTTTTTCCTTTTTATGGGCAATGTGGGACAGATACCCGGCCAAAAGGGATTTGTGCAGGGCTATGTAAAGTGGGCCGCCGATGTCTTTGGCCGTTGATTTCAAATGATTTGTGCCGGGCAGAAAAGTAAAGGACGAGAAATCGGAAAACCCGTGTTCTTTCAGCTGGCGCCGTATCTGGCTGTGGATATCCAGCCATTCCCGGATGCGTTTGAAAGACAGAAAATGATCCATGCAGAACTGCCGGAGTTTGGTCCTTGACCGGGATTTTTTTTCTTCTGCCTGATAAGCATCCCAGATATTGAGCAGGGTGATGAAATCCGAGGACGGGTCTTTGAACCGGGCGTGTTTCTGGTCGGCTGCCGCTGCTTTGTCAGCCGGGCGCTGCCGGACATCGGAAATGGACAACGCCGTGGCAATGACCAGGGCTTCGGCCAGGCAGTGGTTGTCTTTGGCTGCGATGAGAATGCGGGACAGTTTGGGATCCACGGGGATTCGTGACATGATCTGTCCCACGTCCGTGAGCGCAAAGGATTTTTTGGGCTGGTCCGACACCTTGACAGCCCCCAGCTCCATCAGGGTGTCAAATCCGTCCCGGATGCTTTTGGGGGCGGGCGGATCGATAAAGGGAAATCCCTGTACATCCCCCAGTTTCAGGGAAATCATGCGCAGGATCACTTCCGCCAGGTTGCTCCGCAGGATTTCCGGGGGCGTGAAAAACGGGCGGCCGTTGAAATCATCCTCATCATACAGCCTTATACAGATCCCGTTTTCCACCCGGCCGCACCGTCCCATGCGCTGGTTGGCGGAACTCTGGGAGATGGGCCGCACGGGCAGCGAGGTGGTGCGGGTTCTCGGGGAATAACTGGGAATCCGGGCCAGTCCCGTGTCGATCACATATTTGATGCCGGCAATGGTCAAAGAGGTTTCCGCCACATTGGTGGAGACAATGATTTTCCGCCCCGGGGTTCTTGAAAACACTTTGGCCTGTTCGCCGGCGGACAGCCTTGCGAACAGCGGCAGAATGGTGACACCGGGATGCTGCCGGCCCTTCAGCAGTTCCATGGTTTCTCCGATGTCCTGTTCCGTGGGCATGAAGATCAGCATGTCCCCGGACCGGGTCCGGGTCAAAAGAGAATGAGCCGCATCCGCCGCTGCTTCCACATACCCTTGATCTTCCGGATTCTGTTTTTCTCCCGTGTCCTCCAGAATGGGTTGGTATACAGTTTCCACAGGAAACATCCGGCCGGATACCTCGATGATGGGGGCGTTGTCAAAGGCTTGGGAAA contains these protein-coding regions:
- the tmk gene encoding dTMP kinase yields the protein MKTGRFVVFEGLDGSGKTTQMARVQQRLTHMGIGADTTCEPTDGPVGTLIRQILEGRVSMDPRTLAALFAADRTDHLVAPDTGVKALMEKGRTVLCDRYYFSSYAYHAMDMDLEWVMTLNAVNAQILKPDLTLFIDVAPNTCLERIRAGRTHLDLFEKIDILTRVRDNYFAAFERLKDQETVKVVDGNASEDAVEQAIWHGISHMFTKE
- a CDS encoding DUF3842 family protein, with the translated sequence METRKKQTICVVDGQGGGIGAVVIKKLKDRFGEDVEIIALGTNAIATAQMLKSRANKGASGTNAIIQTVKKADVIIGPVGIIIPHAMMGEVTGPMAEAISLSDARKVLLPLSQENIDIVGVAGLPLPMLVDELMASHLSFIETQ
- a CDS encoding CooT family nickel-binding protein, with protein sequence MCEASAYLKQADKETLIMEAVDKVEPDENGIRLVSIFGDQKFIKGRIHSLSLVDHKVFIQPE
- the gltA gene encoding NADPH-dependent glutamate synthase, with the translated sequence MAEKKVKIDRAKMPEQDPDVRRRNFEEVPMGLSEEMAMTEAKRCLQCKKPACMEGCPVSVLIPDFIKCIAEGDFSGAANKLWERNALPAVCGRVCPQEEQCEGKCIVGKKDKPVAIGYLERFAADYERKNGSGGIPAVAEKTGKKVAVIGSGPSGLTVAGDLLLKGHDVTIFEAFHKPGGVLVYGIPEFRLPKEIVASEVATLEKMGANIECNSVVGASVTIDELFEEGYDAAYIGVGAGLPRFMNLPGENLIGIYSANEYLTRTNLMKGYLFPKYDTPIAKGKNVVVLGAGNVAMDSARTAMRLGADSVKVVYRRSREEMPAREEELHHAQQEQIEFVLLTNPTQFFGDENGRLTGMECLKMELGEPDASGRRRPVPIEGSEFRIDCDLVVVSVGSNANPLLTNATPDMALNRWGNIVADPVTGKTTKKGVWAGGDIVTGAATVILAMGAGRAAANSMHDYLTIGW
- a CDS encoding sulfide/dihydroorotate dehydrogenase-like FAD/NAD-binding protein, translated to MAKIVHREEMAQGTIILNEIEALRISRKAKPGQFVILQADETGERIPLTMADTNPDKGTITIIYMVVGKSTARFKQLQVGDEYFALIGPLGAPTHIENFGKVVCVGGGTGIAVLHPITRALKQAGNEVTTILGARTYDLLIMEEKMRAVSDHFHICTDDGSHGHHGFVTDVLKDVLEKDDINLAVAIGPIPMMKFCSLITKEKNVKTFVSLNPIMVDGTGMCGCCRVSVGGATKFACVDGPEFDGHKVDFDELAKRLASYLDEEKASMKTFENSNA
- a CDS encoding phosphoenolpyruvate carboxykinase (GTP), which translates into the protein MDILNELGKIGSAKQALAVFEKQMDTAQLGRISSISHPEILKRIANAVVICNPEKIFINTGSEADRQFIRDLALETGEERSLAMENHTIHFDLPGEQGRIVDRTFYIANPEDLISSLANRMNRETALEDIRANMTDIMKGKTMVVGFYMRGPVGARVSNPALEITSSAYVSHSADILYRNAFADFDKEVAARGHFFTNVHSEGLNRTKDLPDARVFMDLQYQTTYSFKCTYAGNTLLLKKGNHRFAVDKAVHKNRGEELSEHMFITGIRGPENRVTWFAGAAPSGCGKTTTAMAGDLFVGDDLAQMWIADDGSIRCVNPEAGIFGIVEDVNQEGDPLLMKVLRQPGYEVIWSNVLIDENNIPHWVGNLEPSPEKGINFQGEWHFGKTDDTGKPIPMSHPNSRCTLRSTNLENYCPDAENPDGVLTRIFTYSGRDADTMPPVWVARDSDQGVVIGACIVSAATATEVGASGVKRAPWANAPFIPGALGDYMDAQFRFFGNTKIQEQFQPVMAGLNYFLTDKARGGSTSKLLGEKKDVKVWLAWLERYAHKEAGHIQTPIGNLPLYRDLAPLFDKIIDKPYPKDLYDRQFSLYVDHIIARIELQEAAYAKEKNIPGRLFEILAHQKEALQALKQTKGPVILPGDMES
- a CDS encoding PHP domain-containing protein translates to MTHLIFADLHNHTQASDGDFTPGQLVARAKALGLKAIAITDHDTLKGIEPGLAAGEQAGIQVIPGVEVSVRFRRPFFTGTLHLLCYFSQKRLSDIKFVTEFETLMSKGRGQGLVRARIVRINEEFGPQGKTPLLARELVFQDIADYSANASRRHFALALSEKLGITEKETINRIIGNASPAYLPSGIELADVARFMTQHPLLAVLAHPAAGSYPGNGHYKEVLPPIEIVETLLPEFLDAGLQGIEVFYPGHTKACQEILLGWATRYDLVITGGSDCHDAGERPLGVAGITESLFRRFEAALA
- a CDS encoding MFS transporter; translation: MTHPRFRFYTLIFVTTLAKLLMNTARRMVYPFAPAFARGLGVDLAAITSVIALNQATAVLGPVGASFADHYGNRRIILFSLVMLCIGCVAAGLIPMYGTLVLALFLAGLAKSIFDPSFQAFIGTHVPFEQRGKFIGMTELAWAGATLVGIPLAGMTIQAFSFQTPFLVIGILAAACFALIFRLMPEDRPPAGTAGKKPGQLLVNWRQIMKNRQVLGMLSFAFFMALGSDILFVVYGAWLEQSYGLSLAAIGMGTILIGMAEVAGEGITAFFSDRIGLLRTVFIGMILTTGAYFLLPVLDRGVPYVLGGLFLVFLCFEFTIVTAMSLATELVPELRASTLSAFYAVGGMGRVVGAFCGGLIWSKTGIFHISVIAGVCTLAALACMTAGFIRFSRS
- a CDS encoding cytochrome c biogenesis CcdA family protein, which codes for MFTETVTFPAAFIAGLLSFLSPCILPLIPAYFSFITGLSLDELTQGRQETRKKVILSTLAYVAGFSLVFILMGASASFLGAAFTRYAYIVQYVGGAIILIFGLHLLGVINIKALAFEKRIHMKQKPVHLAGTFVIGMAFGAGWSPCIGPLLGSILIVAGNQDTVAKGIWLLAVYSAGLALPFILMSFFITSLVETMKKATRFIPIINKVAGGLLVVMGLLLIFDKFHLLTLV